From Deltaproteobacteria bacterium, one genomic window encodes:
- a CDS encoding YciI family protein: MRVMVMVKATKNSEAGVMPSEKLLTEMGKFNEELVKSGIMLAGDGLHPSVRGKRVRFGGGKKTVLDGPFAETKELVAGYWIWQVKSMDEAVEWVRRCPDPMPGEESEIEIRPIFAPEDFGAEFTPELRAKEEALRAEAERLKRS, translated from the coding sequence ATGCGCGTGATGGTGATGGTGAAGGCCACGAAGAACTCCGAGGCCGGCGTGATGCCGAGCGAGAAGCTCCTCACGGAGATGGGCAAGTTCAACGAGGAGCTGGTGAAGAGCGGCATCATGCTCGCCGGCGACGGGCTGCACCCCAGCGTGCGCGGCAAGCGCGTGCGCTTCGGGGGCGGCAAGAAGACCGTCCTCGACGGCCCGTTCGCCGAAACGAAGGAGCTCGTGGCGGGCTACTGGATCTGGCAGGTGAAGTCGATGGACGAGGCCGTGGAGTGGGTGCGCCGCTGCCCGGATCCCATGCCCGGCGAGGAGTCGGAGATCGAGATCCGCCCGATCTTCGCCCCTGAGGACTTCGGCGCGGAGTTCACGCCCGAGCTCCGCGCGAAGGAAGAGGCCCTGCGCGCCGAGGCGGAGCGCCTGAAGCGGTCATGA
- a CDS encoding cytochrome c biogenesis protein ResB, producing the protein MRISRKTIWSALTSFQLAIACLALLMVLVVACTLAQVELGTYAAVHKFMNCFVVWWHVPGTALKLPVFPGGATVGTVLVLNLVAAQLKRIQLNWRQLGLWIVHAGLVLLMVGQFVSGAMQVEMRMAIEQGQTLSYLESPRDMELVITDGTDPKFDDEYAIPESMLERLGSVAIPGTPLTVNVRDYYRNAKLGMRQPNDPPSPATAGIGPQVAVQELPPVTADDAFDTRAVFVEPVAAGKSYGTWLVSPALGAPQMFFHEGRKYQLSMRPRRQSLPYALTLKKFSHDVYLGTDVPKNFSSLVHLSNPARGEERDVLIYMNSPLRYGGKAFYQASFGKNDTLSILQVVDNPGWLLPYISCAMVALGLVIHFAMSLRRGLRRQASLAGSAS; encoded by the coding sequence ATGCGAATTAGCCGAAAGACCATTTGGAGCGCGCTCACCTCGTTCCAGCTCGCCATCGCGTGCCTGGCACTGTTGATGGTGCTCGTCGTCGCCTGCACGCTGGCGCAGGTGGAGCTGGGCACGTACGCCGCGGTCCACAAGTTCATGAACTGCTTCGTGGTGTGGTGGCACGTGCCCGGCACCGCGCTGAAGCTCCCCGTCTTCCCCGGCGGCGCCACCGTGGGTACGGTGCTGGTGCTCAACCTCGTGGCCGCGCAGCTCAAGCGCATCCAGCTCAACTGGCGGCAGCTCGGCTTGTGGATCGTGCACGCCGGGCTGGTGCTCTTGATGGTGGGCCAGTTCGTGTCGGGCGCGATGCAGGTGGAGATGCGCATGGCCATCGAGCAAGGCCAGACGCTGAGCTACCTCGAGAGCCCGCGCGACATGGAGCTGGTCATCACCGACGGCACCGACCCCAAGTTCGACGACGAGTACGCCATCCCCGAGTCGATGCTCGAGCGCCTCGGCAGCGTGGCCATTCCGGGCACGCCGCTCACCGTCAACGTGCGCGACTACTACCGCAACGCCAAGCTGGGCATGCGTCAGCCGAACGATCCGCCCTCGCCGGCGACCGCGGGCATTGGTCCCCAGGTCGCGGTGCAGGAGCTCCCGCCGGTGACCGCCGACGACGCGTTCGACACGCGCGCCGTCTTCGTGGAGCCCGTCGCGGCCGGCAAGAGCTACGGCACCTGGCTGGTCTCGCCTGCGCTCGGCGCGCCGCAGATGTTCTTCCACGAGGGCCGCAAGTACCAGCTCTCCATGCGCCCGCGGCGCCAGAGCCTGCCCTACGCGCTCACGCTCAAGAAGTTCAGCCACGACGTGTACCTGGGCACCGACGTTCCCAAGAACTTCTCCAGCCTGGTGCACCTCTCGAACCCCGCGCGCGGCGAAGAGCGCGACGTGCTCATCTACATGAACTCGCCGCTGCGCTACGGGGGCAAGGCGTTCTACCAAGCGAGCTTCGGCAAGAACGACACGCTCTCCATCCTCCAGGTCGTCGACAACCCGGGCTGGCTCTTGCCGTACATCTCCTGCGCGATGGTGGCGCTGGGGTTGGTGATTCACTTCGCGATGTCGCTGCGCCGTGGACTGCGCAGGCAGGCCAGCCTGGCCGGGAGCGCCTCATGA
- a CDS encoding aldo/keto reductase: MEKRKLGKSGLEVSAIGLGCMGMSWAYGAPPDRKEMVKLLHAAVERGVTFFDTAEVYGPFTNEELVGEALAPIRNKVVIATKFGFKIGTQDLDSRPGHIREVVDASLKRLRIDSIDLLYQHRVDPNVPIEDVAGAVKDLIREGKVKHFGLSEAGVNTIRRAHAVQPVAALQSEYSLWWRRPEEGTLQTLEELGIGLVPYSPLGRGFLTGTIDASTTFEKSDFRNSLPRFSAEARQANQAMLDLLNAVAARKKATPAQIALAWLLAQKPWIVPIPGTTKLHRLEENLGAASVALGAQELRELTDAASKISIVGGRYTEAMERRTNI, from the coding sequence ATGGAGAAGCGCAAGCTGGGCAAGAGCGGTCTCGAGGTCTCGGCCATCGGGCTGGGTTGCATGGGCATGAGCTGGGCCTACGGCGCACCGCCGGATCGCAAGGAGATGGTGAAGCTGCTGCACGCGGCGGTGGAGCGCGGCGTCACCTTCTTCGACACCGCCGAGGTCTACGGCCCCTTCACCAACGAGGAGCTGGTGGGCGAGGCGCTCGCGCCAATTCGCAACAAGGTCGTCATCGCCACCAAGTTCGGATTCAAGATCGGCACGCAAGATCTCGACAGCCGGCCCGGGCACATCCGCGAGGTCGTGGACGCCTCGCTGAAGCGGCTCCGCATCGACTCCATCGATCTGCTTTACCAGCACAGGGTGGATCCCAACGTGCCCATCGAGGACGTCGCCGGCGCGGTGAAGGACCTCATCCGCGAAGGCAAGGTGAAGCACTTCGGCCTCTCGGAGGCGGGCGTGAACACCATCCGGCGCGCGCACGCGGTGCAGCCGGTGGCCGCGCTGCAGAGCGAGTACTCGCTGTGGTGGCGCCGGCCCGAGGAGGGGACGCTGCAGACGCTCGAGGAGCTCGGCATCGGCCTGGTGCCCTACAGCCCGCTCGGTCGCGGCTTCCTCACCGGCACGATCGACGCCAGCACCACCTTCGAGAAGAGCGACTTCCGCAACTCGCTCCCGCGCTTCTCGGCCGAGGCGCGCCAGGCCAACCAGGCCATGCTCGATCTCTTGAACGCCGTGGCCGCGCGCAAGAAGGCCACACCCGCGCAGATCGCGCTCGCGTGGCTGCTCGCGCAGAAGCCGTGGATCGTGCCCATCCCGGGCACGACGAAGCTGCACCGGCTCGAGGAGAACCTCGGCGCGGCGAGCGTGGCCCTGGGCGCGCAGGAGCTGCGCGAGCTCACCGACGCGGCGTCGAAGATCTCGATCGTGGGTGGGCGCTACACCGAGGCGATGGAGAGGCGCACGAACATCTAG
- a CDS encoding LysR family transcriptional regulator, with protein MVPNALLPSLNVFLTVARFRGFTAAARELGVSPSAVSQSVKQLEGALRVVLFTRTTRSVALTDAGRRLVERAGPALGQLDAALQDVSAQPGELVGRVKLSVPRSALGLFTPVLPGFRVRHPRVEVEVVVEERLVDLIGEGYDAGVRLSESIERDMVQVRLTESFRFLIVGAPRYLARRGRPQRPEDLLQHDCIGLRSQTTGALYAWELERGRRTWRIPVRGGVIANDSALRLTLAERGVGLAYVPELGAAELIQKGKLEIVLEDYAPTVPGFFLYFPSRAQSSPALRAFVDAAKELARAN; from the coding sequence ATGGTCCCCAACGCGCTCCTCCCCTCGCTGAACGTGTTCCTGACGGTCGCCCGCTTCCGTGGCTTCACCGCGGCGGCGCGCGAGCTGGGCGTGTCGCCCTCGGCGGTGAGCCAGTCGGTGAAGCAGCTGGAGGGAGCGCTGCGGGTGGTGCTCTTCACCCGGACCACCCGAAGCGTCGCGCTCACGGACGCGGGTCGACGCCTCGTCGAGCGCGCCGGGCCCGCGCTCGGCCAGCTCGACGCCGCCCTCCAGGACGTCTCGGCCCAGCCCGGCGAGCTCGTGGGCCGGGTGAAGCTCTCGGTGCCGCGCTCGGCGCTGGGCTTGTTCACGCCGGTGCTGCCCGGGTTCCGCGTCCGCCATCCGCGCGTCGAAGTGGAGGTCGTGGTCGAAGAGCGGCTCGTGGATCTCATCGGCGAGGGCTACGACGCAGGCGTGCGGCTGAGCGAGTCCATCGAGCGCGACATGGTGCAGGTGCGGCTCACCGAGAGCTTCCGCTTCCTCATTGTCGGCGCGCCGAGGTACCTCGCGCGTCGGGGCCGGCCGCAGCGTCCGGAAGACCTGCTCCAGCACGACTGCATCGGCCTGCGCTCGCAGACCACGGGCGCGCTCTACGCCTGGGAGCTGGAGCGCGGCCGGCGCACGTGGCGGATTCCGGTGCGCGGCGGCGTCATCGCCAACGACAGCGCGCTCCGGCTGACGCTCGCCGAGCGCGGCGTGGGCCTCGCCTACGTGCCAGAGCTCGGCGCCGCCGAGCTCATCCAGAAGGGCAAGCTGGAGATCGTGCTCGAGGACTACGCGCCCACGGTGCCCGGCTTCTTCCTCTATTTCCCCAGCCGCGCCCAGAGCTCGCCGGCGCTGCGCGCGTTCGTGGATGCCGCCAAGGAGCTCGCACGGGCAAACTGA
- a CDS encoding aquaporin, whose translation MSPARRAVAEGVGTALLLATVVGSGIMGKRLDGGTDAVALLANSLATGAGLVALILTFGPTSGAHFNPAVTLADAWQGGVSWREVPGYLAAQLVGAFAGVAAAHVMFGEPLYVASEHVRAGPAQLFSEFIATFGLLATIWGCARSRPKAVPFAVAAYIVAAYWFTSSTSFANPAVTLARAATHTFAGIRPVDAPGFIAAQLAGAFAATALFAWLAPVARPSTDVVPEPAP comes from the coding sequence GTGAGCCCCGCGCGTCGGGCGGTTGCCGAGGGCGTGGGCACGGCGCTGCTGCTGGCAACGGTGGTCGGCTCGGGGATCATGGGCAAGCGCCTCGACGGGGGCACCGACGCGGTGGCGCTCTTGGCGAACTCTCTGGCCACGGGCGCGGGGCTGGTCGCGCTGATTCTCACCTTCGGACCGACCTCGGGCGCGCACTTCAATCCCGCGGTGACGCTCGCCGATGCGTGGCAAGGCGGCGTGTCGTGGCGCGAGGTGCCGGGGTATCTGGCCGCGCAGCTCGTGGGTGCGTTCGCGGGCGTTGCGGCGGCGCACGTGATGTTCGGCGAGCCGCTCTATGTCGCCTCCGAGCACGTGCGCGCCGGGCCCGCACAGCTCTTCAGCGAGTTCATCGCCACGTTCGGATTGCTGGCGACAATCTGGGGCTGCGCGCGCTCGCGGCCGAAGGCGGTGCCCTTCGCGGTCGCCGCGTACATCGTGGCGGCGTACTGGTTCACGTCGTCGACGTCGTTCGCGAACCCCGCAGTCACGCTCGCGCGCGCGGCGACCCACACCTTCGCGGGCATCCGGCCGGTTGACGCGCCCGGCTTCATCGCTGCGCAGCTCGCGGGCGCGTTCGCGGCCACGGCGCTCTTCGCGTGGCTCGCGCCGGTTGCGCGGCCGTCAACGGATGTCGTCCCCGAGCCCGCGCCGTGA
- a CDS encoding RNA polymerase sigma factor, protein MSEAGATREAISAAWRVESARLMGALARLVRDLDLAEDLAQEALVAALETWPTTGIPDNPGAWLMATAKNRAIDRARKQRLVEHKHGAMSDELAGAPPKPPDIETAIDEDVGDDLLRLILISCHPVLPTEGRVALTLRLLGGLTTDEIARAFLVPEPTVAQRIVRAKRTLAEARVPFELPRGPELAARLPSVLEVVYLIFNEGYAATRGGAWIRSDLCEDALRLGRMLAGHVPDVAEAHGLVALMELQASRARARVDASGQPILLLDQDRSRWDLLLVNLGLQALARAESMAQPLGPYTLQAAIAACHARARRAADTDWKRIVALYDALVEMTGSPVVELNRAVAVGMAFGPAQGLELVDTLLEDPALRNYHLLPSVRGDLLAKLGRKDEARAEFERAAQMAQNTREKELLQARAKACEPGN, encoded by the coding sequence ATGAGCGAGGCGGGCGCCACCCGGGAGGCGATCTCCGCGGCCTGGCGGGTCGAGTCGGCGCGGTTGATGGGCGCGTTGGCTCGGCTCGTCCGCGACCTGGACCTCGCGGAGGATCTCGCCCAGGAGGCGCTCGTGGCCGCGCTCGAGACGTGGCCCACCACCGGCATCCCCGACAACCCGGGCGCGTGGCTCATGGCCACGGCGAAGAACCGGGCCATCGATCGCGCGCGGAAGCAGCGGCTGGTGGAGCACAAGCACGGCGCGATGTCGGACGAGCTCGCGGGCGCGCCGCCGAAACCGCCCGACATCGAGACCGCGATCGACGAAGACGTCGGCGACGATCTGCTGCGGCTGATCCTGATTTCGTGTCACCCGGTGCTGCCGACGGAAGGCCGGGTGGCGCTCACCCTGCGGCTGCTCGGCGGGCTGACCACCGACGAGATCGCGCGCGCGTTCCTGGTGCCGGAGCCCACCGTCGCCCAGCGCATCGTGCGCGCCAAGCGGACGCTCGCGGAAGCGCGCGTGCCCTTCGAGCTCCCGCGCGGGCCGGAGCTCGCGGCGCGGCTGCCGTCGGTGCTGGAGGTCGTGTACCTCATCTTCAACGAGGGCTACGCGGCCACCCGCGGCGGCGCGTGGATCCGCTCGGATCTGTGTGAAGACGCGCTCCGCCTGGGCCGAATGCTCGCGGGGCACGTGCCCGACGTCGCCGAAGCGCACGGCTTGGTGGCGTTGATGGAGCTGCAGGCCTCGCGCGCGCGCGCCCGCGTGGATGCCTCGGGCCAGCCGATCTTGCTGCTGGATCAGGACCGCTCGAGGTGGGACCTGCTCCTGGTGAACCTCGGGCTCCAGGCGCTGGCGCGCGCCGAGTCGATGGCGCAGCCGCTCGGGCCGTACACGCTGCAGGCCGCGATCGCCGCGTGCCACGCGCGGGCCAGGCGCGCCGCGGACACCGACTGGAAGCGCATCGTCGCCCTCTACGACGCGCTCGTGGAGATGACGGGCTCGCCGGTGGTGGAGCTGAACCGCGCGGTCGCCGTGGGGATGGCCTTCGGGCCCGCGCAGGGGCTGGAGCTGGTGGACACACTCCTCGAAGATCCGGCTCTCAGGAACTACCACCTGCTGCCCAGCGTCCGCGGCGACCTGCTCGCCAAGCTCGGGCGCAAGGACGAGGCCCGCGCGGAGTTCGAGCGCGCGGCGCAGATGGCCCAGAACACGCGCGAGAAGGAGCTGCTCCAAGCGCGCGCCAAGGCGTGTGAGCCGGGCAACTGA
- a CDS encoding arsenate reductase ArsC, producing the protein MAAAFFNALASPERARALSAGTQPGPRVHPEVVDAMREVGIDLASAQPKRLTTGLAEGATLLITMGCGDACPVVPGLERDDWPLEDPKGQPIDRVRQIRDELRARVAALVEARGWR; encoded by the coding sequence ATGGCCGCCGCGTTCTTCAACGCGCTCGCGTCACCCGAGCGCGCGCGAGCGCTCTCCGCCGGAACGCAGCCGGGTCCTCGCGTGCACCCCGAGGTCGTCGACGCGATGCGCGAGGTGGGGATTGATCTCGCGAGCGCGCAGCCGAAGCGGCTCACCACCGGGCTCGCCGAAGGCGCGACGCTGCTCATCACCATGGGCTGCGGCGACGCCTGTCCGGTCGTGCCCGGCCTGGAACGCGACGACTGGCCCCTCGAGGATCCGAAGGGCCAGCCGATCGATCGCGTGCGGCAGATTCGCGACGAGCTTCGAGCTCGCGTGGCCGCGCTCGTCGAGGCGCGCGGCTGGCGCTGA
- a CDS encoding MmcQ/YjbR family DNA-binding protein, giving the protein MPKLTHASILKELRKLLPTLPDATEGTHFDSIAFKARGKLFATLRDADGEGVLAVQLEPAHAEHWLDRDPRITRYPRAPEALLIPGSGIPSAKLLRALFTESYALGTAKKKPAARRKKR; this is encoded by the coding sequence ATGCCCAAGCTCACCCACGCGTCGATCTTGAAGGAGCTCCGCAAGCTCCTCCCCACCCTCCCCGACGCCACCGAAGGCACGCACTTCGACAGCATCGCCTTCAAGGCCCGCGGCAAGCTCTTTGCCACCCTGCGCGACGCGGACGGCGAGGGCGTGCTCGCGGTGCAGCTCGAGCCCGCGCACGCCGAGCACTGGCTGGATCGCGACCCGCGGATCACCCGCTACCCGCGCGCGCCCGAGGCGCTGCTCATCCCGGGCTCGGGCATTCCCAGCGCCAAGCTGCTCCGCGCGCTCTTCACCGAGAGCTACGCGCTGGGCACGGCCAAGAAGAAGCCCGCCGCGCGACGCAAGAAGCGGTAG
- a CDS encoding nuclear transport factor 2 family protein, translating to MNTQDIASEFTSLCRSGKFEEAGKKFWSDDVLSIEPMPGDEARLQGKKAVEGKGKKFMEGHQVHSVKVEGPFVNGDEFTVRFEMEVTPKGKSRMTMREIALYRVKNGKVAEEKFFFNA from the coding sequence ATGAACACGCAGGACATTGCATCGGAGTTCACCTCGCTGTGCCGCTCGGGCAAGTTCGAGGAGGCGGGCAAGAAGTTCTGGTCGGATGACGTGCTCAGCATCGAGCCCATGCCCGGCGACGAGGCGCGCCTTCAGGGCAAGAAGGCCGTGGAGGGCAAGGGCAAGAAGTTCATGGAGGGCCACCAGGTGCACTCGGTGAAGGTCGAGGGCCCGTTCGTGAACGGCGATGAGTTCACCGTCCGCTTCGAGATGGAGGTCACGCCCAAGGGCAAGTCGCGCATGACCATGAGGGAGATCGCCCTCTACCGCGTGAAGAACGGCAAGGTGGCCGAGGAGAAGTTCTTCTTCAACGCGTGA
- the ccsA gene encoding cytochrome c biogenesis protein CcsA yields MNVQRFIPWIAAALALGGAVFAAMPASESVGYDLDAFARLPVLEGGRVKPIDTVARNALLVMRGRQSIAQAGGEVGPDEWLLGVLFSPKAAEALPVFDVDDPDVRGLLGQAPSANRYLSFADLTPKLGEIQKQGEAAQRVDAKKRTRFESAIVNLYDRLVLYNRLATTLRLGDTNLNEIISARTQEGAVDRAEELAQVGFFRPLPPRPGDPIDQWKSAGEALAQNPAADPDPRLVTWAQLGAAWSAGDSAAFNRAVAEATAQSASHPEMLSRVAKEAVFNRAEPFYVGMVIYVCALLAIFVSLIWQRELLTRTGYALLLAGAVVHTTGLLARMILQGRPPVTNLYSSAVFVGWGVVILGLIFERVYRRGVGTGVAAAAGFTTLLIAHHLAAEGDTMEMMRAVLDSNFWLGTHVVTVTIGYSGTFLAGAIAVAYALRRQLSAQLLPETTRALGSMVYGVVCFSMFFSFVGTVLGGIWADQSWGRFWGWDPKENGALLIVLWNAIILHARLGGFARERGLMGLAIMGNVVTSLSWFGVNMLGIGLHSYGFMTGTFWSLAIFVASQLVLATFCWLPEGKLRSFFTGAPATPAVQPASGP; encoded by the coding sequence ATGAACGTGCAGCGGTTCATTCCCTGGATCGCCGCGGCGCTCGCGCTCGGCGGCGCGGTGTTCGCGGCCATGCCCGCGAGCGAGTCGGTGGGCTACGACCTCGACGCCTTCGCGCGCCTGCCCGTGCTCGAGGGCGGCCGCGTGAAGCCCATCGACACCGTGGCGCGCAATGCGCTGCTGGTGATGCGCGGGCGGCAGAGCATCGCCCAGGCCGGCGGAGAGGTTGGGCCCGACGAGTGGCTGCTCGGCGTGCTCTTCTCGCCCAAGGCCGCCGAGGCGCTTCCCGTCTTCGACGTCGATGATCCCGACGTGCGCGGGCTCCTCGGCCAAGCGCCCTCGGCGAATCGCTACCTCTCGTTCGCGGACCTGACGCCCAAGCTCGGCGAGATCCAGAAGCAAGGTGAGGCCGCGCAGCGCGTGGACGCCAAGAAGCGCACGCGCTTCGAGAGCGCCATCGTGAACCTCTACGACCGGCTGGTGCTCTACAACCGCCTGGCCACTACGCTGCGCCTGGGCGACACGAACCTGAACGAGATCATCTCCGCGCGCACGCAAGAGGGCGCCGTCGATCGCGCCGAGGAGCTGGCGCAGGTGGGCTTCTTCCGGCCGCTGCCGCCGCGGCCCGGCGATCCCATCGACCAATGGAAGAGCGCGGGCGAGGCGCTGGCGCAGAACCCCGCGGCGGATCCGGATCCGCGGCTGGTGACCTGGGCGCAGCTCGGCGCCGCGTGGAGCGCGGGCGACTCGGCCGCGTTCAACCGCGCCGTCGCCGAGGCCACGGCGCAGAGCGCGTCGCACCCGGAGATGTTGTCGCGCGTGGCCAAGGAGGCCGTCTTCAACCGCGCCGAGCCGTTCTACGTGGGCATGGTGATCTACGTCTGCGCGCTGCTGGCGATCTTCGTCTCGCTCATCTGGCAGCGCGAGCTGCTCACCCGCACCGGCTACGCGCTGCTCCTCGCCGGCGCGGTGGTGCACACCACGGGATTGCTCGCGCGGATGATCCTCCAGGGCCGGCCGCCGGTGACGAACCTGTACTCCTCGGCCGTCTTCGTGGGCTGGGGCGTGGTGATCCTCGGGCTCATCTTCGAGCGCGTGTACCGGCGCGGCGTGGGCACGGGCGTGGCGGCTGCCGCGGGCTTCACCACCCTGCTCATCGCGCACCACCTCGCCGCCGAAGGCGACACCATGGAGATGATGCGCGCGGTGCTCGACTCCAACTTCTGGCTGGGCACGCACGTCGTCACCGTCACCATCGGCTACAGCGGGACGTTCCTCGCCGGCGCCATCGCCGTGGCCTACGCGCTGCGCCGCCAGCTCTCTGCGCAGCTCCTGCCCGAGACCACGCGCGCGCTCGGCTCGATGGTCTACGGCGTGGTGTGCTTCTCCATGTTCTTCAGCTTCGTGGGCACCGTGCTCGGCGGCATCTGGGCGGATCAGTCGTGGGGACGCTTCTGGGGCTGGGACCCGAAGGAGAACGGCGCGCTGCTCATCGTGCTCTGGAACGCGATCATCCTGCACGCGCGCCTGGGCGGCTTCGCGCGCGAGCGCGGGCTGATGGGCCTGGCGATCATGGGCAACGTGGTCACGTCGCTGTCGTGGTTCGGCGTGAACATGCTCGGCATCGGCCTGCACTCGTACGGCTTCATGACGGGCACGTTCTGGAGCCTGGCGATCTTCGTGGCCTCGCAGCTGGTGCTCGCCACCTTCTGCTGGCTGCCCGAGGGCAAGCTGCGCAGCTTCTTCACCGGCGCTCCCGCGACGCCAGCTGTGCAGCCCGCCAGCGGTCCTTAG
- a CDS encoding winged helix-turn-helix transcriptional regulator, with amino-acid sequence MRSARAQLDVAPLTRVFKALADETRVRIVALLSHGELCVCHVEEALGLTQPNASRALGILVNAGVLERRREGSWVYFLLAKHPDLLSQSQLQSLARSFAKRDVLRRDVERLLKVRGPGACA; translated from the coding sequence ATGCGATCCGCCCGCGCCCAACTCGACGTCGCGCCGCTCACCCGCGTCTTCAAGGCCCTGGCCGACGAGACGCGCGTGCGCATCGTCGCCCTGCTCTCGCACGGAGAGCTTTGCGTGTGCCACGTGGAGGAAGCGCTCGGGCTGACGCAACCGAACGCCTCGCGGGCGCTGGGCATCCTGGTCAATGCGGGCGTGCTCGAGCGGCGCCGCGAAGGGAGCTGGGTCTACTTCCTGCTCGCGAAGCACCCCGACTTGCTCAGCCAGAGCCAGCTCCAGAGCCTCGCGCGCAGCTTCGCCAAGCGCGACGTGCTTCGCCGCGACGTGGAGCGGCTCTTGAAGGTTCGTGGCCCGGGAGCGTGCGCGTGA
- a CDS encoding glycoside hydrolase family 25 protein: MARTLALAGVGALVLSLAACGTGKLEAGTAGTHLDAETGDITGGICPGSDTVQGIDVSEFQGGINWGAVKASGMTFAIARVGDGSYQDPTFAGNWSGMKSAGLIRGAYQFFEPGEDATAQANDVIAKVGRLGVGDLPVMLDMEVTGGQSPATITAKIHTWVDAITAGTGKRPFIYTGAYFWDGNVKSSDFASLALDVAWYGTNCPGVPNAWAASGWTFHQYTSTGRVGGISGNVDVDLFNGSLSQLQAFAGGGSGSVGSGLRAVAFQANTTDLWTVINGAATDWRLGMMPGTSPAICVLANGGYEVAFQANTGDLWTVGSAGNTDWKLGMMKGSSPSITALAGGGFEVAFEANTTDLWTAGSAGVTDWRLGMMSGTSPSIAGLPGGGFEVAFEANTTDLWTAGSAGTTDWKLGMYKGTSPAITALPSGGFEVAFQANTTDLWTVGNAGNTDWKLGMMPGSSPSIAALANGGFEAAFEANTTDLWTAGTAGVSDWKLGMMSGTSPSIVALPGSGFEISFEANTTDLWTVGNANFTDWKLGMYNGTSPAGG; the protein is encoded by the coding sequence ATGGCGCGGACGCTCGCCCTCGCAGGCGTGGGTGCACTCGTGTTGTCGCTGGCGGCCTGTGGCACCGGCAAGCTCGAGGCTGGCACCGCTGGAACCCACCTCGACGCGGAGACCGGCGACATCACCGGCGGCATTTGCCCCGGCTCCGACACCGTTCAGGGCATCGACGTCTCCGAGTTCCAGGGCGGCATCAACTGGGGCGCGGTGAAGGCCTCGGGCATGACCTTCGCCATCGCCCGCGTGGGCGACGGCAGCTACCAGGACCCCACCTTCGCGGGGAACTGGTCGGGCATGAAGAGCGCGGGCCTCATCCGCGGCGCGTACCAGTTCTTCGAGCCCGGCGAGGACGCCACCGCGCAGGCGAACGACGTCATCGCCAAGGTCGGTCGTCTCGGCGTGGGCGACCTGCCAGTGATGCTCGACATGGAGGTCACCGGCGGCCAGTCGCCTGCGACGATCACCGCCAAGATCCACACCTGGGTCGACGCCATCACTGCGGGCACGGGCAAGAGGCCCTTCATCTACACCGGCGCGTACTTCTGGGACGGCAACGTGAAGAGCAGCGACTTCGCCTCGCTCGCGCTCGACGTGGCCTGGTACGGCACCAACTGCCCCGGCGTGCCCAACGCCTGGGCCGCGAGCGGCTGGACGTTCCACCAGTACACCTCGACGGGCCGCGTGGGCGGCATCTCCGGCAACGTGGACGTGGACCTCTTCAACGGCTCGCTCTCGCAGCTCCAGGCCTTCGCCGGCGGCGGCTCGGGCAGCGTGGGCAGCGGCCTGCGCGCGGTGGCCTTCCAGGCCAACACCACCGACCTCTGGACCGTCATCAACGGCGCGGCCACCGACTGGAGGCTGGGCATGATGCCCGGCACCAGCCCCGCCATCTGCGTGCTCGCCAACGGCGGCTACGAGGTCGCCTTCCAGGCCAACACCGGCGACCTCTGGACCGTGGGCAGCGCCGGCAACACCGACTGGAAGCTGGGCATGATGAAGGGCTCCAGCCCGAGCATCACCGCGCTCGCCGGTGGCGGCTTCGAGGTCGCCTTCGAGGCGAACACCACGGATCTCTGGACCGCGGGCTCGGCCGGCGTCACCGACTGGAGGCTGGGCATGATGAGCGGCACCAGCCCGAGCATCGCGGGCCTGCCCGGCGGCGGCTTCGAGGTCGCGTTCGAGGCCAACACGACGGACCTGTGGACCGCGGGCTCGGCCGGCACCACCGACTGGAAGCTCGGCATGTACAAGGGCACCAGCCCGGCCATCACCGCGCTGCCCAGCGGCGGCTTCGAGGTCGCGTTCCAGGCGAACACGACGGATCTCTGGACCGTGGGCAACGCCGGCAACACCGACTGGAAGCTGGGCATGATGCCCGGCTCGAGCCCGAGCATCGCCGCGCTGGCGAACGGCGGCTTCGAGGCCGCGTTCGAGGCCAACACCACCGACCTCTGGACGGCCGGCACCGCGGGCGTGAGCGACTGGAAGCTGGGGATGATGAGCGGCACGAGCCCGAGCATCGTGGCCCTGCCGGGGAGCGGCTTCGAGATCTCCTTCGAGGCCAACACCACCGATCTCTGGACCGTGGGCAACGCGAACTTCACCGACTGGAAGCTCGGCATGTACAACGGCACCAGCCCCGCCGGCGGCTAG